From a region of the Pongo pygmaeus isolate AG05252 chromosome 5, NHGRI_mPonPyg2-v2.0_pri, whole genome shotgun sequence genome:
- the LOC129039005 gene encoding olfactory receptor 2H2, whose product MYFFLSNLSFLDLCFTTSCVPQMLVNLWGPKKTISFLGCSVQLFIFLSLGTTECILLTVMAFDRYVAVCQPLHYATIIHPRLCWQLASVAWVIGLVESVVQTPSTLSLPFCPHRQVDDFVCEVPALIRLSCGDTSYNEIQMAVASVFILVVPLSLILVSYGAITRAVLRINSAKGQRKASGTCSSHLTVVTLFYSSVIAVYLQPKNPYAQERGKFFGLFYAVSTPSLNPLIYTLRNKEVTRAFRRLLGKEMRLTQS is encoded by the coding sequence ATGTACTTTTTCCTCTCCAATCTCTCCTTCTTGGACCTCTGTTTCACCACGAGTTGTGTCCCCCAGATGCTGGTCAACCTCTGGGGCCCAAAGAAGACCATCAGCTTCCTGGGCTGCTCTGTCCAGCTCTTCATCTTCCTGTCCCTGGGGACCACTGAGTGCATCCTCTTGACAGTGATGGCTTTTGATCGCTACGTGGCTGTCTGCCAGCCCCTCCACTACGCCACCATCATCCACCCCCGCCTGTGCTGGCAGCTGGCATCTGTGGCCTGGGTCATTGGGCTAGTGGAGTCAGTGGTCCAGACACCATCCACCCTGAGCCTGCCCTTCTGCCCCCATCGGCAGGTGGATGATTTTGTCTGTGAGGTCCCAGCTCTAATTCGACTCTCCTGTGGGGACACCTCCTACAATGAGATCCAGATGGCTGTTGCCAGTGTCTTCATCTTGGTTGTGCCTCTCAGCCTCATCCTTGTCTCTTACGGAGCCATTACCCGGGCAGTGCTGAGGATTAACTCTGCAAAAGGGCAGAGGAAAGCTTCTGGGACCTGCTCCTCCCATCTCACTGTGGTCACCCTGTTCTACAGCTCAGTCATCGCTGTCTACCTCCAGCCCAAAAATCCCTATGCCCAAGAAAGGGGCAAGTTCTTTGGTCTCTTCTATGCAGTGAGCACTCCTTCACTTAACCCTCTCATATACACCCTGAGGAACAAGGAGGTAACCAGGGCATTCAGGAGATTGCTGGGGAAGGAAATGCGGCTCACACAAAGCTGA